GGCATCCGCCTGGTCACGAGCAGCTACTTCGAGGAGACGAGCCGGGGGATGGTGGTCGACGGCCAGAAGGTCTCCTCGCCCTACCGGTGGAAGGCGATCGGCGACCCGTCGACGCTCGAGACCGCGCTCGAGATCCCCGGAGGTGCGATGGCATCGGTACGCAACGAGGGAGCGGATCCCAAGATCACCCAGGAGGACCTCATCACCATCACGTCCACGCGCGAGCCGGAGGCCCCGGAGTTCGCGACGCCCGTGCCCGCTGAGGGCGGGAACTGATCCCTCCGAGGTCGTGACGTGGGCGGATACTTTTCTCGGACCCACCTGGCGGGGTAGGTTGGACGGGTTGGACGGGTATTGCCCGCATCCCCGGTGCTCGCAGGAGTGAGCGTGGGAGCGTGTAGTACCTTTCCGCCCAAGGCATTTTGCGCTGAATGCGTCACAACTCCCGAGGAGGCGAGATGACCACTCCAGGTGAATCTGCGGAGCCACGCCGGGGAGGTAGCGAGACGACCGTCACGTTCGGCCGGATCGAGCTGCCGATCGAAGAGGGTGCGCAGCCCGGTGGACTGTCCGCCGAGGAGCAGGCCGCGATCTCGGCGTTGCCGCGACATTCCGCACTCCTGGTCATGCAGCGTGGTCCCTCGGTCGGGTCACGCTTCCTCCTCGACGCCGAGCGGACGGTCGCAGGACGCAGCGAGCACGCGGACATCTTCCTCGATGACGTCACGGTCTCGCGCAAGCACGCGGAGTTCGTCCGGGACGACGACCAGTTCGTGGTGCGGGACATCGGGTCGCTCAACGGGACCTATGTCAACCGCAACCGGGTCGACGCGGTCGCGCTCGTCACCGGCGACGAGGTGCAGATCGGCAAGTACCGGCTCACGTTCTACACCAGCCCTGTCCTCGGCCAGCCCGTGGGTTCGGCGGAAGGCGCGGCAGAGCACCCGTGAACCGGCCGGCACGCTCCCCGTGGGGACACGAG
This region of Oerskovia jenensis genomic DNA includes:
- a CDS encoding FHA domain-containing protein, coding for MTTPGESAEPRRGGSETTVTFGRIELPIEEGAQPGGLSAEEQAAISALPRHSALLVMQRGPSVGSRFLLDAERTVAGRSEHADIFLDDVTVSRKHAEFVRDDDQFVVRDIGSLNGTYVNRNRVDAVALVTGDEVQIGKYRLTFYTSPVLGQPVGSAEGAAEHP